Proteins encoded in a region of the Odocoileus virginianus isolate 20LAN1187 ecotype Illinois chromosome 9, Ovbor_1.2, whole genome shotgun sequence genome:
- the PROSER2 gene encoding proline and serine-rich protein 2, whose product MPVHHRKSDSWEMDPDSSPGCRLGDLSRGSSLESRTSSSRSRSLTLDDESLKYLTHEEKDVLLFFEETIDSLEDDFEGQVLCDGDAQWHSPRSLEDSTSAPSKPEDVVALVQLGPGAGEPESLEEVKETAGAGPFGKEDTPDLDGKKEDAEKSPPSDPPGPEALPSSPPASTVAAPAHPRREPPAPPAEHPKLPRSVPTPLVIAQKMSEKLTGNEGLSPTSPSKEGRPAEWRTLASLAPRHGDHSPWHRQPAPKIHRFPSNISVTNSAGKDFNKTISKAAVNVQERKAQVLANINGVSFLSVGETEDRAQRGEPIEQRSVSPEQSQPGPAQEAVPTRAGARGAQQSRGVQTEQPLPLANGFQSIHDVLKSQAGPFISTGKTVTFRPDPALPSRLAPQQPDCGQAARKRSGSLPRAVGFRPQGITVQFSGRGSTEEARREALRKLGLLKENL is encoded by the exons GATGATGAGAGCCTGAAGTACCTCACACACGAGGAAAAGGATGTCCTCCTGTTTTTTGAAGAGACGATTGATTCCCTGGAAGATGACTTTGAGGGGCAGGTCCTGTGTGACGGTGACGCCCAGTGGCACTCTCCGAGGTCTCTGGAAGACAGCACTTCCGCTCCCTCCAAGCCAGAGGATGTCGTGGCCTTGGTGCAGCTGGGCCCTGGAGCCGGGGAGCCCGAGAGCCTTGAGGAGGTGAAGGAGACCGCAG GGGCTGGCCCTTTTGGAAAGGAAGACACCCCTGACCTTGATGGCAAGAAAGAGGATGCAGAGAAGTCTCCTCCGTCAGACCCCCCAGGGCCTGAGGCCCTGCCATCTTCCCCACCTGCCTCAACTGTAGCAGCTCCGGCCCACCCCAGGAGAGAGCCCCCCGCTCCCCCCGCAGAGCACCCCAAACTGCCCCGCTCGGTCCCTACTCCGCTCGTCATCGCCCAGAAGATGTCTGAGAAGCTGACAGGGAATGAAGGGCTTTCGCCCACATCTCCGTCCAAAGAGGGCAGGCCTGCAGAGTGGAGGACGCTGGCTTCTCTGGCCCCTCGACACGGAGACCACTCACCGTGGCACCGACAGCCGGCGCCCAAGATCCACCGCTTCCCGAGCAACATCAGTGTGACCAACAGTGCGGGGAAGGACTTCAATAAGACCATCTCCAAGGCCGCAGTCAACGTGCAGGAGCGCAAAGCCCAGGTCCTGGCCAATATCAACGGCGTCTCCTTCCTCTCTGTGGGGGAGACGGAGGACCGGGCCCAGAGGGGCGAGCCCATCGAGCAGAGAAGCGTCTCTCCCGAGCAGAGCCAGCCAGGCCCGGCCCAGGAGGCTGTCCCCACGCGGGCTGGGGCCCGCGGCGCCCAGCAGTCCAGAGGCGTGCAGACAGAACAGCCCCTACCGCTGGCCAACGGCTTCCAGAGCATCCACGACGTCCTCAAGAGCCAGGCCGGGCCCTTCATCTCCACCGGGAAGACGGTGACCTTCCGTCCGGACCCGGCCCTCCCCAGCAGACTTGCACCCCAGCAGCCGGACTGCGGACAGGCGGCCAGGAAGCGGTCGGGCTCGCTCCCCAGGGCTGTGGGGTTCAGACCCCAGGGTATCACTGTCCAGTTCTCGGGCCGGGGCTCCACGGAGGAGGCCCGCCGGGAGGCCCTGCGGAAGCTCGGCCTCCTGAAGGAGAACTTATGA